In Carya illinoinensis cultivar Pawnee chromosome 10, C.illinoinensisPawnee_v1, whole genome shotgun sequence, one DNA window encodes the following:
- the LOC122279837 gene encoding binding partner of ACD11 1, producing the protein MQTRTVQVKHVSDLASEREIHEFFSFSGEIEHIVIQRESEQSKTAFVTFKDPKALEIALLLSGATIVDQIVSICPVQNYVTKHEMQEVRVVDNAASVTPAESNNLIVEDKSNPTGNGRMYVSKAQDVVASVLAKGSAIGQDAMNKAKAFDEKHRFTASASEKVISFDKRVGLTEKLTVGISVVNEKVKSVDQRLHVSDKTMAAIFAAERKLNDTGSAVKTSRYVTAGAAWLNGAFTKVAKVGQVAGSKTRDKFHMAVSNLTVKESPITA; encoded by the exons ATGCAG ACAAGAACGGTTCAGGTGAAGCACGTTTCAGATCTAGctagtgagagagagattcatgaatttttctcattttctggAGAAATTGAACACATTGTGATCCAACG AGAGTCCGAGCAATCAAAGACTGCATTTGTGACATTCAAAGATCCTAAAGCACTTGAAATCGCATTGCTATTATCG GGAGCAACTATCGTTGACCAAATTGTGAGTATATGTCCCGTCCAAAACTATGTTACAAAACATGAGATGCAG GAAGTAAGAGTGGTGGACAATGCTGCGAGTGTCACTCCTGCTGAAAGCAACAATTTAATTGTCGAG GATAAATCTAATCCAACAGGCAATGGAAGAATGTATGTTAGTAAGGCACAGGATGTAGTTGCAAGTGTGCTAGCAAAAGGTTCAGCCATTGGACAAGATGCGATGAATAAGGCTAAAGCATTTGATGAGAAGCATCGGTTTACAGCAAGTGCATCAGAGAAGGTCATTTCCTTTGACAAGAGAGTTGGGCTTACAGAAAAATTGACAGTTGGAATCTCCGTGGTCAATGAGAAAGTGAAGTCTGTTGATCAGAGGCTTCATGTGTCGGATAAAACAATGGCTGCAATATTTGCAGCAGAGAGAAAATTGAATGACACAGGATCAGCTGTTAAAACAAGCAG GTACGTTACCGCAGGAGCAGCCTGGTTAAATGGTGCTTTTACAAAGGTGGCAAAAGTGGGGCAGGTTGCAGGTTCAAAAACAAGAGATAAGTTTCATATGGCTGTGTCGAACTTGACAGTGAAG GAATCTCCAATTACTGCATAA